The genomic region TGGTCGTGTTGGACGTCAAAAACGGGGACTGTCTTGCGATGGTCGGTTCCCGTCATTTTTGGTCGCCCCATGGAGGGCAGGTCAATGGCGCCATGGCACTCAGGCACCCTGGCTCCGCCCTGAAACCCTTTACTTATTTCGCCGCGTTTGAGAAGGGCTGGGATCCGGCTCTTGCCATTCCGGATGAACCGCATCATTTTCTTACGGCAAAAGGCATTCCCTACACACCACAAAACTTTGACCGGCGCTATCACGGCTGGGTCAGTGCCAGAGAGGCCCTCGCCAATTCGCTCAATGTCCCTGCCGTGCTGGCCCTCAATTATGTTGGACTTGAAAACTATATGGAAGTGCTCAAAAAATTCGGGCTTCATTCTTTTGACCAGCCCGCTGAATACTATGGACTCGCCTTGACGCTGGGCGGTGGCGCTGTCCGCTTGATCGATCTTACCAATGCCTATGCGGCGCTGGCTCGGGGGGGTGCTTTCCTTCCATGGAGATTTACTCCTGATCCGCTTCCGCAGGCTGTGCCTGTTGCGGGGGAGCGATCGGCGCCGCTGGCTTATCTCGTCACTTCCATCTTGTCGGACAAAGAGGCACGCCGAAAGGCCTTTGGGGAAACAAGTGCCTTGGAACTTTCAAGTCAGAGCGCCGCCGTCAAGACGGGAACGTCGCATTCCTACAGGGACAAATGGACCGTTGGCTACACGCCTGAGTTTGTGGTCGGAGTTTGGGTCGGAAGACCCGACAACGGTGCTTTGCCCGGACTCACCGGCGTTTCCACGGCGGCTCCCATTTGGCATGATGTTATGGAAGTGTTGTATGCGGGCCGCCCTGTGGTGGCTTTTAAAAAACCCAAGGGGATTACGGAAAAACAGATTTGTTTCGATGCTCCCTGCCAAATTCTGAAAGAAGAAATATTTCTGGAAGAGGCGGATTTTATAAAAAATGCAGTGTCCAAGCCCGCTCCTTCCGGAGGATTTTTGGTCGTTTCGCCAAGACCCTATGACGTTTTTGAAAGGGAGCCTTCCCTTTCAAGAGAGCATCAAAAAATTCCGTTCGAGTTGAGATTTCTCTCTTCGCCGGAAAACGGGATGCCCAAAAAGACAGATTGGTATCTTGACGGCAAAAAAATTCAGACGACGATGGGTCTCTCTCATAAATTTTTCTATCCTGTTGCTGAGGGCAAACATCGATTAACGGTTAAAATCGAAAATAGAAACAGGGAAAAAATTCCCTTTGACGTTCAATAAGCCATGGGAGGAGAGGTAAAATGAAACAACGAAAAAAAATAAAGTTCTTTTTGGTACTGCTCATTCTTGCGGCGGCTATCGGCGGTTATTCTGTTTACCGCTGGAAAACGCTCACGGCTTATCGCCCACCCCTAAAGGCGGGTCCTCTAAATATTGTGTTTGCCTCCCCACAGGGAGACGACGTGTCTCCCGTCATTGAGGGAATTACCATTATGCTGGATCGCCCCATGGTTCCTTTAACGACCCTTGATGAAAACGCGAAAACCGAAATTCCACTGAAAATTTTTCCTGAAATAAAAGGGAATTTTCACTGGCTCGGCACCTCCGCTTTTATTTTTAAACCAAGGGAACGGCTCCCTCTTGCAACAAAATTTACTGTTGTGATTCCCCAATATCTCAAAGCCCTTGACGGATCTACCCTTTCTGAGGAAAAAAGTTTTGAATTTTTCACTCCCGCTCCCCACCTTCTAAAATTGAAAGAAACTTTCACAATGGATCCGGTTCAGCCGGGCGAGATTGATGTCTCTTTTGACCAGCCGATGGACCAAAGGTCGGTGGAGGCGGGTATTTCCCTTGAGGGGACGGATCTGAAATTTCGCTGGGAAAAAGACGGCAAAACGGTTTATGCGTCCGCCGCGGACAAGCTGGAATTCGGGAAAAACTACGAGCTGAAAATTGCCAAAGGTCTTCGTGGAAAAGAAGGGGAGCAGACAACACAAGAGGAACAAGGTTCCACGATTCACACCATTGGCGTCTTTGAGATGGCTTCCAAAGAAGAAAATAAAGAGGACGAAATTTTAGAAAAACCCAATAAATGTATCAACACCACCAGTCCCCTCAATCAAAAAAGCGTTGAGGAAAGCGTCCAAATTGTGGTTGCCGACAGGGCAACCGGACAAGTCATTGAAGAAATTAAAAAACCTGATTTGTTTTTCACGGACGAAATCAGCTACGCATCCGGAAACAAAAAAGATGAAAATTGGAAGCAAGGTTTCTGCACAGAAGATATTTCCTTCCATTACTATGCCGAATACCGCTTCCAATTTTCCAAACCGATCAAGGACCGCTACGGCCGCAGTTTGTCCGTGGAACAACTTCAACAGGAAGTAGAAGGATGGAGGACCGATCATGCCCCGGCAGAACTCAATCCAGTCGGCGTGAATGGTCTTGAATTTCATGACCAGAAAAAAGAAGCCGTTCTTTTGATGAATGCCTCTAATTTAAGCGCTCTCAAAATCAGCGCCATTCCTGTTTCTTTTGAAAAGTGGATTCAAAATGATTCGGTAAGCAAAGTGGATTTTGGTTCGGCAAAAAAAACCGTCCTTCAACTTAAGGGAGAATATGACAAGGCGGAGAGAGTCAAAATAAGTCTTGGGGAACTCTTCGGGCCTGAATTTAAAAAACAAGGTCTCTATGCCGTCTGGGTTGAGGGGGAACGCAAACCCAATGTCCCAGCGTCATACCCCGAAGAACTACCTCCGCAGTTTAAGAAAATGGTTATTTTGTCCCGAACGGCGATGAGAATGAAAAACGGATTGGATCAAACGCTTGTGTGGCTCACCGATCTGGAAACAACACAGCCGCTTCAAGGAAAAACGGTTGCCCTGTATTTTAGCCCAAAATGGGACAAGCCCTATCAATACGTTTCCCAAACCGTGACCAACCAGCAGGGAATTGCTTTATTTAAAACGGAAATGGCGAATCCCGGTTCCGGCAGATGGCTGGCCCTTTATCAGGAAGAAGGCGCCTTCTCCTTTGTTTCAAAAGACGATAACGATGGCATCTCCCCTTACCAATTTTCCCTTAACTTTTCTCCTCTCTACTCGCGGGACAATTATTTTGCCTATATCAAAACAGACCGTTCTCTCTATCGGCCCGGGCAGGAAGTTCACTTTTCCGCCGTCATCCGAAAGGCCCGCGAGGGCCGGTATTTTCTCCCTGAAAATACGGAGGAGTTAAAATGGTATGTAAATAATCCGAGAGGGGAAACCGTCACGGAACAAACCGCGAAAATTTCCCCTGCTGGCATGATTCAGGGAAATTTTCAACTTGGGGATAACACCATCCCACGGGGAAACTACCGCCTGTCCATTCTGCTTCCGGGAAAACAGCAGATTTTCACAAAAATTTTTACGATTGCCAGCTATCGCAAACCCGACTTCAAGCTGAAGGTGGAGACAGATGAAAAGGAGTATCTCAATTCCAAGTCGATCGAAGCAAAAGTGCAGGGCCAATATTTTTTTGGCGCTCCCTTGAAAGAGGCAAAAATAACATGGGATCTCACGACTCAGAGCTATATTTTCAGTCCACAGAACTACCCCGGCTATAATTTTGCCGATTACCGCACACTTTATCGCTCTTACAATTTTCCGGAGGGAGAGGAAGAAATTTATTCGGATTATGAAGGAGAGGAATTGGCCTCTGGTACTGAGGAATATTTTTCCGAATCCAGCTCCCAGACTGATTCCAATAAGGGAAAAGAAACAGCGAGAAAAGCGGGCAAATCCTTGCGGGAAGAAAACCGACAGTATTTCAAGGAACAAAAAGGGAAAAGCACCGAAGCCGGTGAATTTTTGATCCGATACGCGCCAAACATTTCCAGATATCCTGTCTCTCAGTTAATCACCGTGGGGGTTCACGCTTCCGAAACTTCTCAACAGGAGATTTCTGTCTATGCCGATGCGGTGGTGCATCAAGGCGAGTTTTACATCGGCATCAAGCCAAAGGCCTTTGTGTATCAGGCCAAATCGCCTGGCGAAGCCGATTTGGTTACGCTGGATTGGAAAGGAAAACCCGCCAAAAACAAAACCGTGTCTGTCAAAATCATCCGCCGCGTTTGGAATGCTATCAAAAAACAACAGCCGGATACAACATTCGGCATGGTTTATGAACCCGTAGATACCGTTGAATCCGTCCAGACAATTCAAACGTCTGCGGAAGGCAAAGGTCTTGTGACATTTACGCCGCAAGAAGGCGGCAATTACTGGATTGCCGCCGAGGCTACGGACGGAAAGAGGAATAAAATCCGGTCTTCCGCAGACACATGGGTGGGGAGCCAATCGCTGACGGCGTGGAATTCCCCGTCCAAAAATCGGATTGATCTTGTGCCGGACAAGGAAACCTATGCCGTCGGGGAAACAGCCAACATTCTTATCAAATCACCCGTTGCCGGCACCCGCGCCCTTTTGACCTTCGAGCGTGGCGATATTTTGGATTATCAAATTTTGGATTTGGAGAGCAACGGAGAAGTCCTCAAAATTCCCGTCCGCGAAGATTTTCTACCCAACATCTATGTCGGGATTCTTTTGGTCAAGTCCGGTCAAACGGGTGTTCCTTATTTCAAAGCCGGTTATACGGAATTAAAAATTGCCCCCGAACAAAAAAAGGTGAACGTCAGCCTGACGACGGACAAAACTGTCTATCATCCCAAGGAAAAAGTGACGGTTGTCGTTAAAACGACCGATTATAAAAATCAGCCTCTGCCGTCCCATGTCATTTTGTCGGTTGTAGATGAATCCATTCTGAGACTCATTGATTATCATAGCCCGGATATGGTTAAGAAATTTTATTACCCGCGCACCCTTGGCGTGCAGACCGCCGATAATATGACGCGCTTTAAGGCAGGCGATGGCGGACCTTCCAAAGAGCTTGCAAAAAAACGCTCCCGATTTCTGGATACCGCCTATTTTAATCCAGATGTGGTCACCAACGAACAAGGAGAGGCTGTTGTTGCTTTTGAACTGCCGGATAATCTGACGACATGGGTTGTGGAAGGACTGGCGGCAACGGAAGACACGCGCGTTGGTTCCGGTTTCACATCGCTCATGGCAACGATGCCTTTCTTTTTGAGGCCGGCCCTGCCGCGCTTTCTGGCCGTGGAGGACATCGCCCACCCCTCTGTCATTGTGGAAAATCCTTCTTCGGAACCGGCCGGCGGGGAACTGTTTATTGACGTGAAGGGATCTGCCGGTCTTTCTTCCGCAGGACCCATTACAAAAAATATAAAGCTGAAACCAAAATCAGACACAGCCGTTCCCTTTGATGTCATCGGAAAAGAGGAAGGACAAGCGGTCTTTTCGTTTCAAATTCGAAAGGACAAAGAAGATGTGATTGATTTTGTCGAGCAAAGCCTGCCGGTTAAAGATCGTTCGGCGCCGGAGGTGGTTGCCAACGCCGGTTTTACGGACGACATGCAAACGGAAGCCCTTACCCTTCCGAAAGAAATCATTCCGCAAAAGGGATATATTCGGATCAACCTGCAGGCTACCCTCCTTGGAAATTTGACTAAAGGATTGGATGCCCTCGTTCATTATCCTTACGGTTGCGCCGAACAGACAGCCTCTCAATTGGTGGCCAATCTCCTGATAAGTGATTTGGCCAAGGAAAATGCCCTGAAAGAAAAACTCCCGCCGCAAAGCGATCTGGAAAAGGCCATTCAGGGCGGCTTGGCCAAACTTTACAATTTTCAATCTTGGAGCGGAGGCTTTCGATTTTGGCCTGAAAGCCAGGAGGAATATCCTTATCTGACAGACTACATTCTTTATGTTTTGGCCAAGGCGAAACAGTTTGGCTATGCGGTGGATGAAAAAATTATCGCCAGAGGAGCAAAGCGTTTTCTGGAAACAAAAAGAGACGAGGATCCCTTCCAAAATTATCTTCTTTTTGCGCCCCAGCGCGCTTTTCACCAGTGGGTTCTTTCCGAGCTGGGATTTTCTCCTGATCCCCAGGCCGTGGAGGTTTTGTATCAGGATTTTTTGAAAGACAAAAAACACTGGCAAATTGCGGATCGCGCCTTTCTCTGGATGCTCGAAACCAGAAGCCATGGTTCTGAAAAGGTGTTGAAGACAATCCAGCATAGTCTGGAGGCCGACATCCATTTCACGCCGCGCGGTGTCTCATGGGAAAACTATGAAGACCGGTTTATTTGCATTCTCCCATGCCAGAACAGCATCCTCTTGAAAGCCTTGATCGAGATTGAGCCAAAACACCCACTTATTTCACAAACGGTTCGCTATTTGGCCCACGCCCAGAAAAGCGCGTTGTGGGAAACAACCCACGCTTCCAGCTGGGCCCTCGATGCCTTGCTTGCTTATGTCAAGAACACTCATGAGCTTGAATCCCATTTTACGGCAAAAGCGGATCTGGGCGGCATTTCCATTCTGGAATCGGTTTTTGATGACAAAACACGCTGGCAATCTTTTGAAAAAACACTGCCGATACAAGATTGGATGGAAAAAACACAGCCCATCCCGTTGACTCTCTCTAAAAGA from Deltaproteobacteria bacterium harbors:
- a CDS encoding transglycosylase domain-containing protein, translated to MPPFLKIFFGTLLFGVCFGLAFTPFLLKMDRDFSRMIAEIPVQDTKIFDRNGSLIWEISLPDRGFQTFVPLSKIPKTLQEAAILTEDRYFYHHLGFWPPSIVRAALVNLLKGKWAQGGSTITQQLSRNLLAQASEKQAPRTFRQKIREGLLTLFLEWHYSKDWILERYLNIIFYGNNAYGIETASWRYFSKHVWELSKEEQKLLVSLPKAPTFLNPLRRPFKTPVALYPFQSEEETAPHFVREVLHRLHPPPGAEIRTTLDMGLQKKVQEILDRRLEEKIPNNSYVSGAVVVLDVKNGDCLAMVGSRHFWSPHGGQVNGAMALRHPGSALKPFTYFAAFEKGWDPALAIPDEPHHFLTAKGIPYTPQNFDRRYHGWVSAREALANSLNVPAVLALNYVGLENYMEVLKKFGLHSFDQPAEYYGLALTLGGGAVRLIDLTNAYAALARGGAFLPWRFTPDPLPQAVPVAGERSAPLAYLVTSILSDKEARRKAFGETSALELSSQSAAVKTGTSHSYRDKWTVGYTPEFVVGVWVGRPDNGALPGLTGVSTAAPIWHDVMEVLYAGRPVVAFKKPKGITEKQICFDAPCQILKEEIFLEEADFIKNAVSKPAPSGGFLVVSPRPYDVFEREPSLSREHQKIPFELRFLSSPENGMPKKTDWYLDGKKIQTTMGLSHKFFYPVAEGKHRLTVKIENRNREKIPFDVQ